From the Purpureocillium takamizusanense chromosome 6, complete sequence genome, one window contains:
- a CDS encoding uncharacterized protein (EggNog:ENOG503NW7N~COG:A) yields the protein MADPPPPAPASRGVLSLYDNIEDPNDPNPAATISAAPVVYRQDQPASAEAKKPANPALLFQPQIRRPQPKQAKGFKGGFPPKVIPTGAASSTAPPVASKTTLADWAPTEEDEWMYGTGEKRQRGGRKNKKKKQQQDARQETNWEGFYDVSKPTSIDEYIKGDEKVGEALDWREFVLQRGGRRRWSESTSDEDHSTGMPSQFAPPPSDSFPLLAGSPPKPPPSDQTGEDVFSRRAVMASSQYQPSRSLSPAPPAALAPPPPPPQFVQETPPPPPTDGAVISRAPIRYDIQQPPATDDRGLGASSSSMFGLDEGNAEQQPKSTRPGQAGFAQRLMSKYGWTEGAGLGASESGITNPLRVQVEKRRKKADADGGGWAEPGGKGKILGGKRKDEEGKFGRMSEVIVLRNMLENMPDLESEISNGLGQEIGEECGEKYGRVERLYIDQDARQVFIKFTDQVSALRAVNELDGRIFNGNTIVPNFYDVEKFERGVYTAK from the exons ATGGCCGACCCCCCACCACCCGCTCCCGCTTCCCGGGGAGTTCTTTCGCTCTACGATAACATCGAAGACCCGAACGACCCCAACCCTGCGGCAACGATATCCGCTGCACCTGTTGTCTACAGACAAGACCAACCCGCGTCGGCAGAGGCCAAAAAGCCCGCCAACCCAGCCCTACTGTTCCAGCCTCAGATTCGACGCCCGCAGCCGAAGCAAGCGAAGGGTTTCAAGGGCGGCTTTCCGCCTAAGGTCATCCCAACCGGTGCAGCTTCTAGCACTGCGCCGCCTGTCGCATCAAAGACAACTCTGGCGGACTGGGCGCCAACTGAAGAAGACGAATGGATGTACGGTACAGGTGAGAaacggcagcgaggcggtcGGAAGAACAAGAAAAagaaacagcagcaggacgctCGACAGGAAACCAACTGGGAGGGCTTCTATGACGTTAGCAAGCCTACCAGCATCGACGAGTATATTAAAGGCGATGAGAAGGTGGGCGAGGCTCTTGACTGGAGAGAGTTTGTTCTCCAACGCGGAGGAAGACGCCGATGGAGCGAGTCGACCAGCGATGAGGACCACAGCACAGGCATGCCAA GCCAGTTTGCCCCTCCACCTTCGGACTCGTTCCCGCTCCTAGCGGGTTCCCCGCCGAAGCCTCCACCAAGCGACCAGACTGGTGAAGACGTATTCTCCCGCAGAGCTGTCATGGCCTCATCGCAATATCAGCCTTCACGCTCGCTTTCTCCTGCGCCTCCCGCTGCTCTggcaccgcctcctccacctccccAGTTCGTTCAAGAAaccccgcctcccccgccaacCGATGGTGCAGTTATTTCTCGGGCTCCTATACGATACGATATACAGCAACCTCCTGCCACAGATGATCGCGGTCTGGgcgcttcctcttcttctaTGTTCGGCCTAGATGAGGGCAACGCCGAGCAACAGCCCAAGTCCACGCGACCAGGCCAAGCAGGCttcgcgcagcgcctcatGAGCAAGTATGGGTGGACGGAGGGCGCCGGTCTCGGCGCCAGCGAATCAGGAATCACCAATCCTCTGCGTGTGCAGGTCGAGAAGCGCCGTAAGAAGGCGGATGCCGATggaggcggctgggctgAGCCCGGTGGAAAGGGCAAGATCCTGGGCGGTAAGCGGAAAGATGAAGAAGGCAAGTTTGGCAGAATGTCTGAAGTTATTGTTCTCCGTAACATGCTGGAGAATATGCCTGATCTCGAGTCTGAGATTTCCAACGGTCTTGGCCAGGAGATTGGTGAGGAGTGCGGAGAAAAG TACGGCCGCGTGGAGCGCCTCTACATTGACCAAGACGCTCGGCAGGTGTTTATCAAGTTCACCGATCAGGTGTCCGCTCTGCGT GCTGTTAACGAGCTTGACGGACGCATCTTCAACGGCAACACCATTGTGCCAAATTTCTATGACGTCGAAAAGTTCGAGCGCGGCGTTTACACCGCCAAGTAG
- the DBP5 gene encoding RNA helicase (BUSCO:EOG09261MPU~EggNog:ENOG503NUUC~COG:A): MSDLASRITDPKETASEAVLAPTAAEAPAGDDPIVADAQADGTVEALGGSGLHEPEFDVEVSLSELQDNEATPFHSATTWQDLGLSETILKGLLALKFLKPSKVQGKSLPLMLSDPPRNMLAQSQSGTGKTAAFVTAILSRVDFSQPEQPQALVLAPSRELARQIEGVVTAIGRFVENLKIAPAIPGALPRGEPVRASVVIGTPGTVMDIIRRRQLDVSKLRVLVLDEADNMLDQQGLGDQCMRVKGMLPRDIQILLFSATFPDKVNNYASKFAPNAHTLKLQRSELTVKGISQMFIDCPDDHTRYEVLCKLYGLMTIGQSVIFVKTRESANEIQRRMVADGHKVSALHAAFDGNERDDLLAKFRNGENKVLITTNVLARGIDVSSVSMVINYDIPMKGRGDSEPDAETYLHRIGRTGRFGRVGVSISFVYDKKSFDALSKIASAFGIDLVRLDTDDWDEAEEKVKEVIKTNRAQASYAPSATDKAKAVEAQAAVQAQAPAP, from the exons ATGTCAGACCTCGCGAGCCGAATCACGGACCCGAAGGAGACCGCGAGCGAAGCGGTCTTAGCTCCGACAGCCGCTGAGGCTCCTGCTGGTGACGACCCCATCGTTGCCGATGCCCAGGCTGATGGTACGGTCGAAGCCCTCGGGGGCTCGGGACTGCACGAGCCAGAGTTCGATGTTGAAGTATCGCTCAGCGAACTCCAGGACAATGAAGCCACGCCTTTTCACTCTGCTACTACGTGGCAGGACCTAGGCCT CTCGGAGACCATTCTTAAGGGCCTCTTGGCTCTCAAATTCCTGAAACCTTCCAAGGTTCAGGGCAAGTCTTTGCCCTTGATGCTTAGCGACCCCCCGAGAAACATGCTGGCCCAGTCCCAGTCCGGAACCGGGAAGACGGCTGCGTTCGTCACTGCGATATTGTCGCGGGTCGACTTCAGCCAGCCTGAACAGCCTCAAGCGCTGGTTCTGGCCCCGAGCCGAGAGCTTGCTCGCCAGATTGAGGGTGTCGTCACTGCTATTGGCCGTTTCGTCGAGAACCTCAAGATCGCTCCCGCGATTCCTGGTGCCCTACCTCGTGGTGAACCTGTACGTGCTAGCGTGGTTATCGGCACGCCTGGCACTGTCATGGACATTATTCGTCGCAGGCAGCTTGATGTGTCGAAGTTGCGAGTCCTTGTcttggacgaggcggacaaCATGCTTGACCAGCAAGGTCTGGGTGATCAGTGCATGAGAGTAAAGGG CATGCTTCCAAGAGATATTCAGATCCTGCTCTTCTCCGCTACATTCCCCGACAAAGTCAACAACTACGCGTCCAAGTTTGCACCAAACGCGCATACCCTGAAGCTGCAGAGAAGCGAGCTTACGGTCAAGGGTATCTCGCAAATGTTCATTGACTGCCCTGATGACCACACGCGCTATGAAGTGCTTTGCAAGCTCTATGGACTGATGACCATTGGACAGTCGGTCATCTTTGTCAAG ACACGTGAAAGCGCCAACGAAATTCAACGCCGCATGGTCGCTGATGGCCACAAGGTCTCGGCACTTCATGCTGCTTTTGATGGCAACGAGCGAGACGATTTGCTTGCCAAGTTCCGCAACGGCGAAAACAAAGTTCTGATCACGACCAATGTTCTGGCCCGCGGCATTGACGTGTCCAGTGTATCTATGGTCATCAATTACGATATTCCGATGAAGGGACGTGGTGATAGCGAGCCTGATGCCGAGACGTATCTCCACCGCATCGGCCGAACAGGTCGATTTGGCCGTGTCGGTGTGAGCATCAGCTTTGTCTACGACAAGAAGAGCTTTGATGCTCTCAGCAAGATTGCCAGCGCGttcggcatcgacctcgtTCGCCTTGATACGGATGACTGGGACGAGGCTGAGGAGAAGGTGAAGGAGGTGATCAAGACGAACCGCGCACAGGCCAGCTACGCGCCCAGCGCGacggacaaggccaaggcggtgGAGGCACAGGCAGCCGTGCAAGCGCAAGCTCCGGCACCCTAG